From the genome of Perca flavescens isolate YP-PL-M2 chromosome 12, PFLA_1.0, whole genome shotgun sequence, one region includes:
- the fabp6 gene encoding gastrotropin: MAFAGKWETEAQEGYDAFCKLLGIPDDVIEKGRDYKLITEVTQDGDNFSWTQIYPTNAKVTNTFTIGKECDMETIGGKKFKATVHMEGGKLSVTFPNYHHTSEISGGKLIETSKAGSVVLKRTSKKI, encoded by the exons ATGGCCTTCGCTGGAAAATGGGAAACTGAGGCCCAGGAGGGATATGACGCTTTCTGCAAGCTGCTTG GTATCCCGGATGATGTCATTGAGAAGGGCCGCGACTACAAGCTGATCACAGAAGTCACCCAGGACGGCGATAACTTCTCCTGGACCCAGATCTACCCCACAAACGCCAAGGTCACCAACACGTTCACCATTGGCAAGGAGTGCGACATGGAGACCATCGGAGGAAAGAAATTCAAG GCCACAGTGCACATGGAGGGAGGCAAGCTGAGCGTGACCTTCCCCAACTACCACCACACCTCTGAGATCAGCGGAGGCAAGCTCATCGAG ACCTCCAAAGCCGGCTCTGTAGTGCTGAAGAGAACCAGCAAGAAGATCTAA